Proteins from a genomic interval of Nostoc sp. TCL240-02:
- a CDS encoding tetratricopeptide repeat protein: MTSVQIPNDISPSEQQAQQYFTKGNYAQAANCYEQAIEIEPEVKSHYWNLGLMLLLQGQEAEAQMTWLLGMEEGEAQEVEQWTVELIQVLQTEAERRETLADYSVAWAIRQHIREISPQYVNNLLYLIELSIKQETFSGDELTSLEIIELIQSEEIIDIELLLQVLDSIINDDPLHPSILEFAEACLIHIDQSQPFINILLPAAVKVAHSMRQPQVAVLMTELCLRLEPEKIELLRHLAAFYFKDRNYSKGIEVAKLCYLLSKTITDKLFAKHLIQRGLMEAPAYWNEACAVFLEQESLLMSLIEEQPTNLEAFTILWLFNTNYYAPYLRDDPHQNRQIQNQLVQLCQLNVQEYAKEKVQRYGNRELVRRTKQIKIGYLSHCLSKHSVGWLARWLIQHHNREKFDIYGYFINYKQVDDPLQEWYVQQFTQAYQGGIYSDDIAEKIYEDEIDILIDLDSITLDITCEIMALKPAPVQATWLGWDASGIPAVDYFIADPYVLPESAQEYYTEKIWRLPQTYIAVDGFEVGVPTLRRDSLDIPTDAVVYLSAQRGFKRHPNTAQLQMRIIKEVPNSYFLIKGLADSEAVQKFFMQLAEQEGVDSSRLRFLQLDPSESVHRANLGIADVVLDTSPYNGATTTLETLWMGIPLVTRVGQQFAARNSYTMMMNAGITEGIAWTDEEYVEWGVRLGKDEALRQQVTLKLKASRQTAPLWNAKQFTCEMEKAYEQMWQRYIEKK; this comes from the coding sequence ATGACTTCTGTCCAAATTCCTAATGACATCTCTCCATCAGAACAGCAAGCCCAGCAATATTTTACCAAAGGTAACTATGCTCAAGCTGCTAACTGCTATGAACAAGCTATCGAAATAGAACCAGAAGTTAAATCTCACTACTGGAACTTAGGATTAATGTTGCTATTGCAAGGGCAAGAAGCAGAAGCGCAAATGACTTGGCTGCTGGGCATGGAGGAGGGAGAAGCCCAAGAAGTTGAGCAATGGACTGTGGAATTGATACAGGTTTTGCAAACTGAAGCCGAACGCAGAGAGACACTAGCAGATTATTCAGTTGCTTGGGCAATTCGCCAACATATACGGGAAATTTCTCCTCAATATGTGAATAATCTTCTGTATTTGATTGAGTTATCTATTAAACAAGAAACTTTTAGTGGTGATGAATTAACTTCCCTAGAGATAATTGAGTTAATTCAGTCAGAAGAAATTATAGATATTGAGTTATTATTGCAAGTATTAGACAGTATCATCAATGATGACCCATTGCATCCCTCTATCCTAGAGTTTGCAGAAGCTTGTCTAATCCATATCGATCAGTCTCAACCTTTCATTAATATTTTGCTGCCAGCCGCAGTTAAAGTTGCCCATTCTATGCGGCAACCTCAAGTAGCAGTATTAATGACTGAATTATGTTTGCGCCTTGAACCTGAAAAGATAGAACTTTTACGTCATCTTGCTGCTTTTTATTTTAAAGATCGTAATTATTCTAAAGGAATAGAAGTAGCTAAATTATGCTATTTACTATCAAAGACTATAACTGACAAACTTTTTGCCAAACACCTGATCCAACGAGGATTAATGGAAGCTCCTGCTTATTGGAATGAAGCTTGTGCAGTTTTCTTAGAGCAGGAATCTCTACTCATGTCTTTGATAGAAGAACAACCTACAAATCTGGAAGCATTCACAATACTCTGGTTATTTAATACCAATTATTATGCACCTTACTTGCGAGATGACCCACATCAAAATAGACAAATTCAAAATCAATTGGTACAACTTTGCCAGCTTAATGTGCAAGAGTACGCTAAAGAAAAAGTTCAACGATATGGAAATCGAGAGTTAGTCAGACGTACTAAGCAAATAAAAATCGGCTACTTATCCCATTGTTTATCTAAACATTCTGTTGGCTGGTTAGCTCGGTGGCTAATTCAGCATCATAACCGTGAAAAGTTTGATATTTATGGCTATTTTATAAATTATAAACAAGTAGACGATCCCTTGCAAGAATGGTACGTTCAGCAATTTACTCAAGCTTATCAAGGTGGAATTTATAGTGACGACATTGCTGAAAAAATTTACGAAGATGAGATTGATATTTTAATCGATTTGGATAGCATCACCTTAGATATTACTTGTGAAATTATGGCGCTTAAACCTGCGCCTGTACAAGCAACGTGGTTAGGTTGGGATGCTTCAGGAATACCAGCAGTTGATTACTTTATTGCCGATCCTTATGTTTTACCAGAATCTGCTCAGGAATACTATACAGAAAAAATCTGGAGATTACCCCAAACCTATATAGCAGTAGATGGTTTTGAAGTAGGTGTGCCAACTTTACGGCGTGACTCTCTTGATATTCCTACTGATGCTGTAGTTTATCTCAGCGCTCAAAGAGGATTTAAGCGCCACCCAAATACAGCACAACTCCAAATGAGAATTATTAAGGAAGTGCCTAATAGCTATTTTTTGATTAAAGGGTTAGCTGACTCTGAAGCTGTGCAGAAATTTTTTATGCAGTTAGCAGAGCAAGAGGGTGTAGATTCTTCGCGTCTACGATTTTTACAGTTAGATCCTTCTGAGTCTGTTCACAGAGCAAATTTAGGCATTGCTGATGTTGTATTAGATACTTCTCCTTATAACGGTGCAACAACAACCTTAGAAACACTCTGGATGGGTATTCCTTTAGTAACCAGAGTTGGACAGCAATTCGCTGCCCGAAATAGCTACACCATGATGATGAATGCTGGTATCACAGAAGGTATTGCCTGGACTGATGAAGAGTATGTAGAGTGGGGTGTGCGCTTAGGCAAAGATGAGGCTTTACGACAGCAAGTAACCTTGAAGCTGAAAGCATCTAGACAAACAGCACCACTATGGAATGCAAAACAATTTACCTGCGAGATGGAGAAGGCTTACGAGCAAATGTGGCAAAGGTATATTGAGAAAAAATAA
- a CDS encoding type IV pilin-like G/H family protein gives MKTELKAKFLQHLLGKKKENEGFTLIELLVVIIIIGILSAIALPSFLNQANKGKQSEAKQYTGSMNRAQQAYFLENAKFTTSMDQLGLGIRTQTENYAYAVNGGDTEVANNGISLKPVLKSYQGVVIKSIVLSTSEATTLAVLCQSNAVGDQSGTIGTFGPAGTSAGTPLQPGCNTAYSELTSK, from the coding sequence ATGAAAACTGAATTGAAAGCAAAGTTTCTCCAACACCTCCTCGGCAAAAAGAAGGAAAATGAGGGTTTTACACTCATTGAATTATTAGTAGTAATTATCATCATTGGTATTTTGTCTGCGATCGCACTACCTTCTTTCTTGAACCAAGCTAACAAAGGTAAGCAATCTGAAGCTAAACAGTATACTGGTTCCATGAACCGCGCTCAACAGGCATACTTTTTAGAAAATGCTAAATTCACTACTAGTATGGATCAGTTAGGACTTGGTATTAGAACCCAAACTGAGAATTATGCATACGCTGTTAATGGGGGTGATACTGAGGTTGCCAATAATGGTATATCTCTGAAGCCGGTACTCAAATCTTACCAGGGTGTTGTTATTAAATCAATAGTATTATCTACCAGCGAAGCAACTACTCTAGCTGTGTTATGCCAGTCTAATGCTGTTGGTGACCAGAGTGGTACTATTGGAACTTTTGGTCCAGCTGGAACTTCAGCAGGCACTCCACTCCAGCCAGGTTGTAACACCGCCTATTCAGAGTTGACTTCTAAGTAA